The sequence GTGAGACCGAGACGGACGCGCACAGCAGGAGGTGCGGGAGGAGCAGGGGGAGGCCACGGTAGCCCACGGTAGCCCACGGTAGCCAGACTGACGTGGAAAGTGTCGGCACTCAGCAACTAACTTTGAGGGAAAGTCTTGTGAGCGACCTCCTGACTTGCCGAAGGTCGGACGGGTGgaaaagagagaaaatgagCGTGGACAAAGCCGAGCTGTGCGATTCCCTTCTAACGTGGGTAAGTTAGAAGGTAGCACTTAGCCTTGCTAGCCGCTCGGCTATGATCGGCGGTGACGGCAGACGGTGGCGGGAATGGAGGACTCGAGGGCAGGATCGTGTCGTCTTTACCACACCGGGCTTCGACTTGGTCCGCCTGAGGAACGGCTTGTTAAGTTAACTAGCGATCCCTTACGTCAACATTTGGAACGGGTGGAACATTTGGAACATTTGGAGCAGGTGGAACAGGTGGAACAACTTGAACAGTTGAGCCTGTTTAAGCTAGCAGCGCTAAGCAACCACAGCTAACCTGTTACTGGTTAGCTTAGTAACTTCCCGATAAAAACATCATACTAACGTACTAATAATGACTTGGAGCACACTGGAATGTGAAAGACAAAACAAATCCAACTTCCAATATTCAGACTTTATAGTTAATCAAttctgtttatttacttttattacattttatgtcattttaaaagctTTATATCTTCATTTTCCCCCGTCAGGTTCATTTACTAGTTCCCTTCATCGTCACATCATCTTTTTATCCATTGCGACACCTTCTGATACTtttaaagacaggaagtgaacaaagcaTATAAAAGAGTGTGAATTAAAGATCATTAATAGATCTGGAGACCCCCCATCAATTGTTTCAGGACACAAGCACCTTTTTTTagttctttccttctttccaatAACCAATAGCTGTCATGTGACTTTGGCGCCTGTGTGTTTGGAACGTACCTGTATATGAACGGTCGGGCAGCATCTGAACTATTCCATTCCACTTGTTGCCAGTTGCAGACATTTCAGGTGCCATCGTGCAACAGCAAGCGTGACCTGACAAGTGGAGTGGCCATCGCGCACGTCCTCAACAGGATGTAAGTATGATCTTGTGTGTCACGTTTGGTTGCATTCAGCACAAACACAAATGAAGCATTTTGCCAAATTCAAGCGTGAATGCATGAATCGCTAATGGAGGCGTTTGTCCCCATGCGAGTGCATGGAGACAATTCATGCTTCAGTTCATTGTGAAGCGCTTTGGGTgctttgaaaagcactatagcACTATAAAATCTCATCTATTATGAGTATCAATCTGAAGGAGCGTCATTGTCACTAGTTGCTCTTTGAAAGCGTATCTAGAGGAGACTGATCACTcgctaaatacacacacacacacacacgtagcgACAACGTTGCAACACTGATCCATCCTGCATGGGGAGCACTGCAATGTGATGCTGTCATCCACAGAGACCCCTCTTGGTTTAATGCGACGTGGCTGGGCCGGATGAAAGAGGAGAGCGATGACAACTGGCGCCTCAAGGCAATGACAGATTACCAATAGATTATTATCAATAGATTTGTTATTTGACACGATTCTTGTTTTTGCTTTTCTAGGTCAGCAACTTGAAAAAGATTCTCAAGAGCATGCTGGAATATTACCATGATGTAAGGGGTATTTTACTTTCAAAACCTTTGCTCCTTCTTGCTCACCAAAGTATCGGGACCCCTGGCTTTTCAGAAACCTCCTGGCATACGCTTTACTAAATAGCGGCGCCGGCCTTGCATCGATTCACGATGCGGACACCCGTGTTTTCCTTTTTCAGTGGAAAAGGGGCTTCAGATGTACCGTTGCTTATTTGGTTGGGCTGCGTCCCCAGACTTGTCTcttgttattaatgataaccgtTTTTATCTTTGTTGTTATTAATGTCCAAGTGTTTTCCACAACAGATCCTGGGTCACCAGGTATCAGATGAGCATCTGCCAGATGTGACCCTCATCGGTGAACTGGGCGACGTCGCTGAGCTGGGCAAGCTGGTGCAGCTGGTATTGGGCTGTGCCGTCAGCTGCGAGAAGAAACAAGGTAAGCGCAGCCGTGACCAGGGACACGAGAACGGCGCAGCGCGTCTTCAAACCAGACGGAGATGTCTGAGGAAAAAGCCAAGATTAGCCGCAGGTCCTGTCACATGATTCTTTCTGGGTAACAGTCCTGTCTTGATCTTTGCAAGCCGACTGTCTGATTTGACAACAATTTACAGATTATGCTTTGCAAAGAGGATTAAAAATAATCAGGGCCCACTTTTTGAACACTGGCTGAGCTGCTTTGACTTTCTGGCAAAAGACGCGGCGTTTGGTTTCCTTTCTGGAGACAATTTATGGCTAATCTGTTCTTTGGCTCCACTTTCATCAATCTGTTGTCTTTTCTTGAACACAGAGCAAATCCAGCAGATAATGACACTTGAGGAATCTGTCCAGCATGTCGTCATGACAGCCATTCAGGAGGTAAGGAGCTGCTGTACGTGTTGATCCCCACTTCATCAAAATCCCCTGATAATCTTTCCACGGGGGTGAATGCCAGAAGCCATTGTTGTTTTCAGATTCTGGTTTGTTTGTAAGCGTAAACCTCAGGTGCAACACAATCTGAGAACCAGTATTATACGTAAAGCTTCCCTTTGCACAGATAATCCACATGTTCATCCAACACTACGTTTACTGTTGCGGTTGCATTGCCAGACGCTACTCTGCACCTCCACTGAAGTACGACCTTGGTGTGGCGCTGACCTGCCAGGTCACGTGTCTAATTCACTGGAATGAATGAACCTAAGATTCAGTTGGACTTTTTTCAGCTTTTATCGAGAGATCGCTCGTCTGAGCCAGGAAGCCCCGAGACCTATGGCGACTTTGACTACCAGGTAAAAGTCCTTTCTGTCTCTGGACCGATTTCCGGTCCTTGGAACTTCAACCATGACTAGACCTTGTCTGTGTCTTCACCGTTTGGCCGTGGTGTGTTTGCAGTCCAGAAAGTATTATTTTCTAAGTGAGGAGGCAGATGAGAAAGCAGACCTGAGTCAGCGCTGTCGAGATCTGGAACATCAGGTTAGTTTCCTCTGTGTCCGAGAGGGCTGTCGTCTGAGTAGAGGTCATCCTTTTTTTCTTTGGGGATGATGACGCAACTCCACTTTCGGCTTGATGGCGAGCGGGGTTGCTGGTGCCGTGTTGGCAGTTGAATGCGTGTGTCTTGTGGACCTTATTGATGGAAGCCccacagtttgttttgtttttactgtgtGTTGTGCAACcctttgcttttgttccactCCCTGACGAGAGACGGAGCTTCTTCCCAAGTCACATTCATTGTCAGCTGTTGCATAACATCAAGATAAAAGTGACACGTTGCAGCAGCCAACTCCAATTGGCGCTGCTCGCGGCCCACCTGTTTGTTTACTTGCAGAGCCCACGCTTTAAGGATTAGTCACTTGTGTTGTTTGGAAAGCTATTTGCTGACGGTGGTCCTGTGCTAAAGCATGCAATCTGTCCTTAAAGTGCAGTGTAGGGTTCTGCTGCTTTCAGACAAGATGGCCAGCAGGTAAGCAGCCACTGCCCTCTTCTGAATACCGCATCGCTGACACGGCCGTCTCCGGTAGGCCCCTCCTGCTTGGCCTGACTTCCATGTAGTAAACGTACTCTCCTGCCAAACTGTACCCTTTCCTGGACTAATTCTTCTATTGGTACCACGGAGGCCTGTTATTGACCCTCAGGCTGAGGTTAACAGCTTCACCACTGACATGTCCGTCCTCCTGGGAACATTTTATAGCGCCGACCTCGTCTGAGGAGGAGCATGTGAACGGAGAACAAGCATGTGTTCAGCGTGTGCTATACACATTAAGTGTTTTCTCCCCTCTGCTCTGACTGCATCATGTGCTTGTACAGTCCACAGGAACGCCCGTCCTGTGTCTGCTTTCTCAGTAATACTCCTTTCATTTCCGTGCAAGGCCTAGCGTGTACGCCGTTTGCATCGAGTGTTTCTCTTGGTTTTCCCGCCCAGTTGTCGCTGGCTCTGGAGGAGAAGTTGTCTCTGCAGTCCGAGACTCGTTCCCTGAAGGAGAAGCTGAGCCGCTCTTTGGACGCCTCCGGCACTGCCATCACCGGGaagaagctgctgctgctgcagagtCAGATGGAGCAGCTCCAGGAGGAGAACTACAGGTAACGGTTGTCGTGTGTGAACGAGTGTTTTCCCCCTTCCTGATtggtttgtcacacttcaatgttcCTGATCatcaaacagataaaaatatcCGTCCATGACAACACGAGTGAACACATTCGGTTACGCAGTCATGGCCTTTGAATGATGCCTTTGTCCCTGGGACGTGACATTACTCTACTGTCTACCTGTCAGACTGGAGAACAGCCGAGATGACACGCGTGTGCATGCTGACATGCTTGAGCGCGAGGTGTCCGACCTGCAGCAACGAAACGAAGATCTGACCAGCCTGGCTCAAGAAGCCCAAGCCCTCAAAGACGAGATGGATATTCTCAGGTGAGAAACTCCTTGCCGGTGTCAACAATGGCGGATGTTCGTGTTTaatgttcatactttcatattTGTGGCGGGCGTGAAAGAGTGAGTACCCTTTACATTTCTGCAAATGGTGTATTACGTCTTCTACTGTTTCAAGTtgacagacctgccaacatgtactcatTGTCACCCTGAATACGTGTTGTTGCTCTCTAGGTGCACGTTTGTGCTTTTGCTTTCAGTTTGAAGTTGCCTCGGCAATCCGTACACGGGTGGCGTGACCAGCTCTGGAGGGCTCCGTTTAGACTTGCCTCATGTGAAGCTGATGCAACTAAAAAAACCAAAGCGTCCCAAGCAGGAATAGACGACGGCATCATGTTAGCCGCTTGCCAAGTCCCATCTTCTATTTgatgtgcgtgtttgtgtagCGTCCGCACAGTCGCACACAAAGCTGCAGAatgttccatttctaaataattGGTAGATGGTCAACCAAATAGCGGGATTCAAAATAGCCAGTCCTTTTGACGTCATCAAAACACAATTCCAAGTGGGAATGCTGAAGCTGTAGTTCATCCATTATCATCTTCCGCTCACAGAAACAACTCCCACACCGCCCACACGCAGACGTCCATTCACCTCCTCACGCTGACATCTGTGTTGATAAAAGATTTCATGCATTGATGCTAGCGTGCGTCAGAGCGCTTCTGTAGTCCTAAGAGAGAGATTTTCTTCATCCGGTCTTGTgctgcccctcctcctcctcaggcaCTCATCCGACCGGGTGAACCAGCTGGAAACGCTGGTGGAGACGTACAAAAGGAAGCTGGAAGATCTGGGTGATCTGCGCAGACAGGTGCGCCTCCTGGAGCAGCGCAACACCGTGTACATGCAGCGCACCTgcgagctggaggaggagctgcgCAGAGCTAACGTTGTCCGTACTCAGCTGGACACCTACAAGAACCAGGCAAGCTGGGTGGCGTGAGGGCGGAGCAAGAGCCACACCCTTTCTGTGTGGACATCCCACGCAGCCGTGAGGTTCTGGTGTACCGTCTTGCCAACGCAGCCTGTTGCTTTGCCCTCCCCTCCGACTTGCAGGCTCGCCAACTTCACACCAAGCACCAGTCGGAGGCCATGAAAGCTGAGAAGTGGCAGTTTGAGTATAAGAACCTTTACGACAAGTATGACGCGCTCCTACAAGAGAAAGAAGTGAGTGGTGAACACTATGAAGTTGCAAAGGAGgcgtagtggtagtagtagtagtagtagtagtagtagtagtatttagtTCATTTGAAGGTGTATAGATACCATGCCATAAACACGCATGGGGTTAATATTATCCTGAGGAAGGAGACATGTAGGGCCTCGTACGACGTGAACATGGCAACCAGATAAATGGACCTCATGCTTCTGTTTTTCAGCGTCTGATGTCAGAAAGAGACACACTTCGGGAGACAAACGACGAGCTGAGATGTGTCCAAGTCCAACAGCGGTGCCTCAGTGGAGGAGGTGAACTTTGACATCAGCACAGCTGATAGGCCGGATGATGAAATGCATGTCCAAAAATAGCACCTCATGAAAACGGTGGAGGAGACGGAGAAAAACCTTGAGAAAGTTAAACCCTGGCCACGATCGTCAGGTCAATGTGTCTATTGATATTCTATCTATTATTGTAAGAAACCATTTGAGTAGTTTTTGCCGCATGAGCGGAGCCTCTTTGTTGGTCTGTAGAGAAGGCTGCCATTTTCTATGTGCTTGGGCCGTGTCAGCAGCGACATatgggtcagtaatgttattcaTGCTTGCCTGTACATTCCAAATGTCAGTGCCGCCACCTTTGGTGTGATAGTGATGCGTGATTGGCGGAAAGCAAGGTGAGGTGTGTGGTGCTCATGTATAGAACCCAGTCGGACCGTTGGCATGGAGTCCAGCTTAAAGTAACCTGTTACTTTGTTCATGTCCACACAAACGGTTCTAAAATCAGCAGCCCAGGAACCTTCTGAAGTCATTTTTTGAATGGCCCGCGTGTCTTGCAGGTTGCGTGCACACGTGTACCACTGCACAACATGAGTGCAGAGGAGCGGTCTTCTCCATAACGGTAGAAGCCCACTCTGATGGCTTGTTGATGATGATCTTGATTGGATGGATCATTTCCATTGATTATATCCACCCAGAGTGTAAAGTCTAGTTTGAGCGCCGTACACAGCGAGTCATTTCATGAGAAATACCCGTACACGTGTCAACATTCCCACTGAAACATAATCTCTCCACAGGAGGTTTGTGTGACGACGAGGCTGCCGTAGGAAACCTTGCTGCAGAGATCATGCCCACAGAGCTCAAGTATGTTCATATGAATACGCTGAGAGTCCCGGCATTATTTAGGGATTGTACCTTATCCTGACAGAAACATGCACTGGCGGCAGTATCatttcttatttattcttaGACCTGCTCACTTTTTAGCGCTCCAATGTTGGACCAATAGATCATATGAACAGTAATGAGAATAATCAGCTGCTGTCAGATTCCTCCTGAATGGTAATAGTGGAGCTGCAGTGCAGAATCCCACATGAAGGCACCTGAACCACTTTCTGTTGTCTTCTTGTGGGTCCAGGGAGACGGTGGTACGCCTCCAGAGTGAAAACAAGATGCTGTGCGTTCAGGAGGAAACCTACAGGCAGAAGGTAGAGGAGGTGCAGGCTGAGCTGGAGGGTGCTCAGCGCAGCAAGAACGCTCTAGAAACCCAAAACAGGTAGGTGACAGCCTGTCGTCAACGCACGCCCACCTCCCGCCATCCTCCGTGCCGCCATATTGTGTGTTCCTTGACATTAAGACGGGTGTTTGGCGGGTGGTAGGAGTGATATCTGCCTAAATGTCAACTCACCCTCTGGACTGTTTGCTCAGCTGAGCTGTGTGGGCTGCACTGGAGGACAGACAGCAGAAAGCCAGATTGTCTCTTGTTTCGGAGTGGCAGCGTGCGTGCGTTTGTGCGTGCGTGAGTGTGTTTACGTGCCTGCGGGCATGTGGACATGTGGGTGGactgagtgtgtgcgtgtgcgg comes from Doryrhamphus excisus isolate RoL2022-K1 chromosome 15, RoL_Dexc_1.0, whole genome shotgun sequence and encodes:
- the LOC131103608 gene encoding protein Hook homolog 2-like isoform X4 — encoded protein: MEDSRAGSCRLYHTGLRLGPPEERLVKLTSDPLRQHLERVEHLEHLEQVEQLQTFQVPSCNSKRDLTSGVAIAHVLNRIDPSWFNATWLGRMKEESDDNWRLKVSNLKKILKSMLEYYHDILGHQVSDEHLPDVTLIGELGDVAELGKLVQLVLGCAVSCEKKQEQIQQIMTLEESVQHVVMTAIQELSLALEEKLSLQSETRSLKEKLSRSLDASGTAITGKKLLLLQSQMEQLQEENYRLENSRDDTRVHADMLEREVSDLQQRNEDLTSLAQEAQALKDEMDILRHSSDRVNQLETLVETYKRKLEDLGDLRRQVRLLEQRNTVYMQRTCELEEELRRANVVRTQLDTYKNQARQLHTKHQSEAMKAEKWQFEYKNLYDKYDALLQEKERLMSERDTLRETNDELRCVQVQQRCLSGGGGLCDDEAAVGNLAAEIMPTELKETVVRLQSENKMLCVQEETYRQKVEEVQAELEGAQRSKNALETQNRLQQQQISELRSQVEELQKTLQEQDNKAEDSSLLKKKLEEHLEKLHEAHTDLQKKREVIDNLEPRVDSNMAKKIDELQEILRKKDEDMKQMEERCKRYVEKARTVIKTLDPQQSVSAGPDIQALKNQLTEKERKIQHLEHDYEKSRSRHDQEEKLIISAWYNMGMALHQRVAGERLGPPDHTMSFLARQRLATNARRGLTRPHPR
- the LOC131103608 gene encoding protein Hook homolog 2-like isoform X2 codes for the protein MEDSRAGSCRLYHTGLRLGPPEERLVKLTSDPLRQHLERVEHLEHLEQVEQLQTFQVPSCNSKRDLTSGVAIAHVLNRIDPSWFNATWLGRMKEESDDNWRLKVSNLKKILKSMLEYYHDILGHQVSDEHLPDVTLIGELGDVAELGKLVQLVLGCAVSCEKKQEQIQQIMTLEESVQHVVMTAIQELLSRDRSSEPGSPETYGDFDYQSRKYYFLSEEADEKADLSQRCRDLEHQLSLALEEKLSLQSETRSLKEKLSRSLDASGTAITGKKLLLLQSQMEQLQEENYRLENSRDDTRVHADMLEREVSDLQQRNEDLTSLAQEAQALKDEMDILRHSSDRVNQLETLVETYKRKLEDLGDLRRQVRLLEQRNTVYMQRTCELEEELRRANVVRTQLDTYKNQARQLHTKHQSEAMKAEKWQFEYKNLYDKYDALLQEKERLMSERDTLRETNDELRCVQVQQRCLSGGGGLCDDEAAVGNLAAEIMPTELKETVVRLQSENKMLCVQEETYRQKVEEVQAELEGAQRSKNALETQNRLQQQQISELRSQVEELQKTLQEQDNKAEDSSLLKKKLEEHLEKLHEAHTDLQKKREVIDNLEPRVDSNMAKKIDELQEILRKKDEDMKQMEERCKRYVEKVIKTLDPQQSVSAGPDIQALKNQLTEKERKIQHLEHDYEKSRSRHDQEEKLIISAWYNMGMALHQRVAGERLGPPDHTMSFLARQRLATNARRGLTRPHPR
- the LOC131103608 gene encoding protein Hook homolog 2-like isoform X3, with amino-acid sequence MSVDKAELCDSLLTWLQTFQVPSCNSKRDLTSGVAIAHVLNRIDPSWFNATWLGRMKEESDDNWRLKVSNLKKILKSMLEYYHDILGHQVSDEHLPDVTLIGELGDVAELGKLVQLVLGCAVSCEKKQEQIQQIMTLEESVQHVVMTAIQELLSRDRSSEPGSPETYGDFDYQSRKYYFLSEEADEKADLSQRCRDLEHQLSLALEEKLSLQSETRSLKEKLSRSLDASGTAITGKKLLLLQSQMEQLQEENYRLENSRDDTRVHADMLEREVSDLQQRNEDLTSLAQEAQALKDEMDILRHSSDRVNQLETLVETYKRKLEDLGDLRRQVRLLEQRNTVYMQRTCELEEELRRANVVRTQLDTYKNQARQLHTKHQSEAMKAEKWQFEYKNLYDKYDALLQEKERLMSERDTLRETNDELRCVQVQQRCLSGGGGLCDDEAAVGNLAAEIMPTELKETVVRLQSENKMLCVQEETYRQKVEEVQAELEGAQRSKNALETQNRLQQQQISELRSQVEELQKTLQEQDNKAEDSSLLKKKLEEHLEKLHEAHTDLQKKREVIDNLEPRVDSNMAKKIDELQEILRKKDEDMKQMEERCKRYVEKARTVIKTLDPQQSVSAGPDIQALKNQLTEKERKIQHLEHDYEKSRSRHDQEEKLIISAWYNMGMALHQRVAGERLGPPDHTMSFLARQRLATNARRGLTRPHPR
- the LOC131103608 gene encoding protein Hook homolog 2-like isoform X1: MEDSRAGSCRLYHTGLRLGPPEERLVKLTSDPLRQHLERVEHLEHLEQVEQLQTFQVPSCNSKRDLTSGVAIAHVLNRIDPSWFNATWLGRMKEESDDNWRLKVSNLKKILKSMLEYYHDILGHQVSDEHLPDVTLIGELGDVAELGKLVQLVLGCAVSCEKKQEQIQQIMTLEESVQHVVMTAIQELLSRDRSSEPGSPETYGDFDYQSRKYYFLSEEADEKADLSQRCRDLEHQLSLALEEKLSLQSETRSLKEKLSRSLDASGTAITGKKLLLLQSQMEQLQEENYRLENSRDDTRVHADMLEREVSDLQQRNEDLTSLAQEAQALKDEMDILRHSSDRVNQLETLVETYKRKLEDLGDLRRQVRLLEQRNTVYMQRTCELEEELRRANVVRTQLDTYKNQARQLHTKHQSEAMKAEKWQFEYKNLYDKYDALLQEKERLMSERDTLRETNDELRCVQVQQRCLSGGGGLCDDEAAVGNLAAEIMPTELKETVVRLQSENKMLCVQEETYRQKVEEVQAELEGAQRSKNALETQNRLQQQQISELRSQVEELQKTLQEQDNKAEDSSLLKKKLEEHLEKLHEAHTDLQKKREVIDNLEPRVDSNMAKKIDELQEILRKKDEDMKQMEERCKRYVEKARTVIKTLDPQQSVSAGPDIQALKNQLTEKERKIQHLEHDYEKSRSRHDQEEKLIISAWYNMGMALHQRVAGERLGPPDHTMSFLARQRLATNARRGLTRPHPR